One candidate division KSB1 bacterium DNA window includes the following coding sequences:
- a CDS encoding Rieske 2Fe-2S domain-containing protein, with protein sequence MAEFITIANQDELKPGECKIVEASGKTLALYNVEGTFYATDNTCLHEGGPLGDGDLDGKIITCPWHFWQFDVTTGENTVDPNTKVKCFQVQIEEETIQLKI encoded by the coding sequence ATGGCTGAATTCATCACTATAGCCAATCAAGACGAACTCAAGCCGGGCGAATGCAAAATTGTCGAGGCAAGTGGTAAGACTCTGGCTTTATACAACGTCGAGGGCACCTTTTATGCCACCGACAACACTTGTTTGCACGAGGGCGGCCCACTCGGCGATGGCGACTTAGATGGAAAAATCATCACCTGTCCCTGGCATTTCTGGCAGTTTGATGTCACTACCGGTGAAAATACCGTCGATCCGAATACAAAAGTAAAATGTTTCCAAGTGCAAATCGAAGAGGAAACAATTCAGCTTAAGATTTAA
- a CDS encoding acyl-CoA thioesterase, which yields MAEQKQTGKPVSESHVEMTEIVLPNDANILGNILGGKVMHLIDIACAVAAHRHCRRPVVTAAMDSLDFRHPIKVGELIIIKASVNHVFKTSMECGAKVFSENLGTGERKHTSSAYLTFVALDENKRPMQVSPVVPETQDEKRRWKGAEIRREFRMRQKALLRKQS from the coding sequence ATGGCCGAACAAAAACAAACAGGCAAACCCGTTTCTGAAAGCCACGTTGAAATGACCGAGATCGTCCTCCCAAATGACGCCAATATCTTAGGCAATATCTTGGGCGGTAAAGTCATGCACCTGATCGACATCGCCTGCGCAGTTGCAGCGCATCGGCATTGCCGGCGTCCGGTTGTGACCGCAGCCATGGACTCCCTGGATTTCAGACATCCGATCAAAGTGGGTGAGCTGATTATCATTAAAGCCTCGGTGAACCACGTTTTTAAAACCTCAATGGAGTGCGGCGCCAAAGTGTTTTCTGAAAACCTAGGAACAGGAGAACGAAAGCACACAAGCTCCGCTTATTTGACCTTTGTCGCGCTTGATGAAAATAAGCGGCCGATGCAAGTGTCTCCCGTCGTTCCGGAAACTCAAGATGAAAAACGCCGCTGGAAAGGCGCTGAGATTCGGCGAGAGTTTCGAATGCGGCAGAAAGCGCTTTTACGAAAACAAAGTTAA